The DNA sequence CCAGGAAGCCTTCGATGACGTGATCCGTGCTCGTGAAGACGAACAGCGTGCGCGTAACCAGGCCGAAACCTATGCCAACGGCGTCGTGCCTGAAGCCCGTGGTCAGGCCCAGCGGATTCTCGAAGACGCCAACGGTTATCGTGACGAAGTGATCTCGCGGGCCAAGGGTGAAGCCGACCGCTTTACCAAGCTGGTCGCCGAGTACCGCAAGGCACCGGAAGTCACTCGCCAGCGCCTGTACCTGGACACCATGCAGGAAGTCTACAGCAACACCAGCAAGGTGCTGGTGGCGGGCAAGGAAGGGCAGAACAACCTGCTTTACCTGCCGCTGGACAAGATGGTCGAGGGAGTTCGCAGCGGTGCACCGGTAACCTCGGCAACCGTGCCTGCCAGCGATGCGGGGGCTCGCGCAGCCGCAGACGTGCAACAGCAGCAGCGTGAGTTGCGTTCAAGGGAGAGTCGCTGATGAGCAATAAATCGCTGATCGCCCTGATCGTTGGCGTGGTGCTGGCGGTCGTGGCATGGAACAGCTTCTACATCGTCTCTCAGACCGAACGTGCGGTACTGCTGCAATTCGGTCGTGTGGTCCAGACCGATGTCCAGCCAGGCTTGCATGTGAAAGTGCCCTATGTGAACAAGGTGCGTAAGTTCGACGCGCGTCTGATGACCCTGGATGCACCGACCCAGCGCTTCCTGACCCTGGAAAAGAAAGCCGTTATGGTCGACGCCTTTGCCAAATGGCGGGTGAAGGATGCCGAGCGTTTCTACACCGCGACGTCCGGCCTCAAGCAGATTGCCGACGAGCGTCTGTCGCGTCGCCTGGAGTCGGGCCTGCGTGACCAGTTCGGTAAACGCACCCTGCACGAAGTGGTATCGGGCGAGCGTGACGCATTGATGGCTGACATCACGGCATCGCTCAACCGTATGGCCAACAACGAGCTGGGTATCGAAGTCGTCGATGTCCGGGTCAAGTCCATCGACCTGCCCAAGGAAGTCAACCGCAGTGTGTTCGAGCGGATGAGTACCGAGCGTGAGCGTGAAGCGCGCGAGCACCGGGCCAAGGGTAACGAGCTGGCCGAAGGTATCCGTGCCGATGCCGACCGTCAGCGTCGCGTTCTGCTGGCCGAGGCTTATCGGGTATCCGAAGAAACACGCGGTGATGGCGATGCTCAGGCGGCGGCCATCTATGCCAAAGCCTATGGTCAGGACCAGGAGTTCTATGCGTTC is a window from the Pseudomonas sp. LS1212 genome containing:
- the hflC gene encoding protease modulator HflC, yielding MSNKSLIALIVGVVLAVVAWNSFYIVSQTERAVLLQFGRVVQTDVQPGLHVKVPYVNKVRKFDARLMTLDAPTQRFLTLEKKAVMVDAFAKWRVKDAERFYTATSGLKQIADERLSRRLESGLRDQFGKRTLHEVVSGERDALMADITASLNRMANNELGIEVVDVRVKSIDLPKEVNRSVFERMSTEREREAREHRAKGNELAEGIRADADRQRRVLLAEAYRVSEETRGDGDAQAAAIYAKAYGQDQEFYAFYRSLRAYRESFANKSDVLVLDPSSEFFRFMDKFKP